The genomic window ACTGGCCCAGCGCGGCGCCGTGAAGATGGACGAGGACGTCAACCGCTACCTGAAATCCCTCCAGGTCCCCGGGACCTTCGCCCGGCCGGTCACCCTGGACGCGCTCCTGACGCACAGCGCGGGCTTCGCCGAGTGGATCTACGGCCAGCACGTCCTCGACCCGTCCCGGATCGAGCCCCTCGGGCGCTACCTGGCCCGCCGGCTGCCGCCGCGCATCACGGCCCCGGGAGAGGTTTTCAGCTACAACGATCACGGCATGTCCCTGGCCGGTCTCGTGGTGGAGGAGGTCTCCGGTCTTCCCTTCGCCGACTACCAGGAAAAGAACATCCTTCGGCCCCTGGGGATGACCCGCAGCACCTTCCGCCAGCCGGTGCCGGCCGCCTGGATGCCGGACATGGCGACGGGCTACCAGTCCGCGGGGGGGCGGTGCGCACCCGAGCCCCCGGATTACTGCATGACCGTGCCGGCCGCCTGCCTGGTGTCCACGGGGACCGACATGGCGAAGTTCATGATCGCCCAGCTGCAGAAGGGCGCCCTGGGGGATGCCCGGATCCTGGAGCCGTCCTGGGCCGGGGAGATGCAGCGCCGCCATTTCGGCTGTCACCCCCGGTTGCGCGGGCGGGCCTGGGGCTTCGCGGAAAGCGTCCAGAACGACCGGCGCGGCCTCTTCCACGACGGGGCCATGCCCGGCATCCTGAGCCGGATGTACCTGCTGCCGGAGGAGAACTGGGGCTTTTTTGTCTCCTACAACTGCTTCGACATGGGTTTCAAGAACGAACTGACCGCGTTCGTCCTCGACCGCTACTGCCCGGCCAGCACGGATTTCTCCGCGTTGAAACCCTGGGCGGGGGCCGACAGGGACCTCGCGAAATTCGCCGGGTACTACCGGCAGGTGGAAGGCCTGACACCGTCTCTCCTGAAACTGAAATACCTGGGGGACCAGGTGAAGGTGACGGCGTCGGGCGACGGTCTGAAACTCTTCGGACAGCGCTTCGTGGAAATCGAG from Acidobacteriota bacterium includes these protein-coding regions:
- a CDS encoding beta-lactamase family protein, with the translated sequence MSSSYKGKLHRFAAVALILTFGGLFASAPVKAVEPPAGAAASRGPVDPAEFAKAVDAFFAREMEARHIPGAVFVLVKDGRVFYAKGYGYASLESRKPVDPETTYFKAGSISKVFTATAVTQLAQRGAVKMDEDVNRYLKSLQVPGTFARPVTLDALLTHSAGFAEWIYGQHVLDPSRIEPLGRYLARRLPPRITAPGEVFSYNDHGMSLAGLVVEEVSGLPFADYQEKNILRPLGMTRSTFRQPVPAAWMPDMATGYQSAGGRCAPEPPDYCMTVPAACLVSTGTDMAKFMIAQLQKGALGDARILEPSWAGEMQRRHFGCHPRLRGRAWGFAESVQNDRRGLFHDGAMPGILSRMYLLPEENWGFFVSYNCFDMGFKNELTAFVLDRYCPASTDFSALKPWAGADRDLAKFAGYYRQVEGLTPSLLKLKYLGDQVKVTASGDGLKLFGQRFVEIEPLFFRTPEDGGRVSFRLGPDGRVRYLFIGTGAFEKLDWYETSPVQHAVLGFFSVIFLSFVLVWPARKLFRKFRPTGGAPPALRRGRFLAFVYSLSSLASVVGIYLYFEKAQADYFSFMRGYTFWLNVCLVLNLVNLPLAALALGYTLTGWRKRSVSVAERVHFTLFALAVVASTAFLHYWNLLGFKY